In the genome of Arachis stenosperma cultivar V10309 chromosome 2, arast.V10309.gnm1.PFL2, whole genome shotgun sequence, the window TTGTGTGAAGACAggattttaaaaatgaaatggATGAGGGTTATAGTctaaatttgatataaattgGTGTTTTGATGTTTTAGTTTTGGATGGAAAATCACATGATTTTGAATTAGTGAGTAATATGCCCAATGATCGAGACTTAAGGAAAGGATAGTTTAGCGAAAATATTCATAAGACAACTAATGATTACTGTTGTAAAACaaattttcttatatatatatatatatatatatatatatctttttatgACAATTCTAAAACTCCTCTACTGAGACCGTGTAGTTAGGTTCTCACTTTCTACAGCCCTATACATTTCAGGAAACCAATGAAGAAGCCTATGAATAGTTTACTGAACATTTGATTGTGCTTTTTTGTTGTATTATCTTAGACATTTTTTCTTCGcctttgttattgttatttacATTTTTGTGAAGAATAATAGGAGTTGtcattttatattatatgttaGTATATTACTTGTATATATGTTTCTTGCATATGTAAAAGTGTAGTGGAGctttgtatgtatgtatgtatgtatgtatgtatgtatgtattaaagaaaaaaaaaatttcagtttttcaaaaaaagtcAATAAGGATTTCAGATAAAGACTCTTACTATTTATAGTTATATGTAAAAGTTGCCATCCTCGTTATTAGAGTGGTGCAGCCAGAAACGTGACACTCGTGGTGGTGAAGGTGTTACATAGAAGGAAAACGCACAAAAATGATATACTTTTGAAGGAAAATACGGTAGTTTCACTAGACCGAAAAAATAACATATCCTCTTCAAGGAGGATATCATGATTTTGATATGATATTAAAAAGTTAAGAGAgagtaataaaaaaatgtttgtgTGTATTGAAGTTGTGTGGTATAATACAATATAAAAGGTATTTATAAATGCTAAGacaatcaaaataataaaaaaaaacaacaaactTGGTGAAAGAAAAGTACAAAAATGGCACACGCAACGACTACTTGAGAGTACAAGAAGCAACCTCAAACAAGGGTAACCACCAAGAGGAAGATAAATTTGAAGAAAATAgaaactctgaaagcaaggATGAGAAAAACGGTTTTGTAGAAGAATAAAAGAGAGAGGATAGTTTACAGAGAATAGAGAAAGCCTTTACAAAGTGAAGAAAtgaaaagagaaaggaaggaatcATGTTTATATAATGACAACGACAAAAGGGTAAAGTCACTCACTTTAAATGATGGCGCACGGTTGTCGAAAGGCGCGTGAACGGTTACAGAATGAGAAATGTTAGAAAAACATTACAACTGTTCAAATCACGTCGAGTCTCCAACCTCTCCAAATACAGATCACGTTGAGTTTCTCGACTTATTCCCTCAAAATATATCGAGAATCTAATCTGAACGATCTACTCAAGCGATAATAGCAACATTTAACGAACAACTTGACTGAATGTTTGAGCCCGATTTACAAGAACTCGGCCTCAAAAAGGGcgttgttcataccctggcccataACTCAAAGCTGGCCCAAAATAACTAAAGCCCACTTCAAAGTCCAAAGTCACTCTCCCTATACTCCCAACCTCATTTGTACCACTTTGCTTGCAAAATCTTAACTTCACCTACAAACATGTTCTTATTTTCAGATATAAGATTTCAACAACCCCTAGATAAAAAAAGAGAACAACCACCCACCATGATAGGTGGATAAGTTATAAAAAGATAACTTATCTTTACTACTATATAAATATCTCATTAAACTCAGGTATTTCTCAACTCTAATCTACACAAAACATGCCTAAAGTCTTTGCTAACTTAAACATCAAAATTCCTTCAACACCCCTTCCCCCAAACCTCTCTAAAAAGCTCGGACGGCATAACTTTGCCGGAGGAAACATCAGAGTAACCCACCAAAGAGGAGCTTGGACCTCGCGTTCAGACCTAAATCACATTGGTTTCAAATAAACCCCGGAACAAATGTAAATCTGTAAAATTTACAAATAAATTCAATTCCTAATTTTATTCATTTCAAacaaagaatttaattttaaaattaaaccaatttcaattttattgtATTCTAAACATATCATAAATGTTATAAAATTAGATGGTATCATGAAATGATGCACTATAAAGTGCCCGTTCATTTCAAAGGATAATAACCAAGTAACCAGCCCCCCTTCTCACCCccgaaacaaaacaaaaatgcgTCACTAAAATTATCTAAATGGCTAACACTTTTTTTTCTAGCTAACTCTCCCGTTTCTTATACTAAAACTGTTGATTCCATAGCATTCTCCAATTTAATAAATTGCTAATTGGCATCATCATTTGTCATTCTGCCTTTGAAACTCACTGGTCTCTTTAGGTATGCAACAAATCAATACATCCATATTAAATAAGGACACTGCACAGGAACTTACTACATACAATGCTCTGATGAGAAAGTACTTGGGAGCACAAATGTCTACCCTATATAATACACTAGGATACGAAGGCTACACAGAAATGGATCATGCCATTTgaaaataatcaattcaaatcaTCATAACACCTTTATCGAACCAAGAAGCATAATCATGCAAGATACAGTAAAAGCGGCAAAGACTCCACATTCTTAGGCTGTGACAGTTTTCGGTTTGACCCCAATTTTTCTCCAAGAAACACTAGGCATGATTTGCTTCCTGTCAACACGATCTTTGTACTGGATAGCAAAGTTGAGCAGTGAATCAAGGAGAGAATCTGAAAGAAGGTGTGGCTTGAGTCCCAGCTCAACAAGCTTAGTGTGCTTGGCATTGTAGTAATGCTCCTCTGCTTCCACTCTCGGGTTTGGCACGGTTATGGTTTCCACATTGAGCCCAAGTTTCCCACCAGCTTTTGTAACAAGGGCAGCTAGTTGATTGACTGAAAACTGCTCCGTAAACTGGTTGAAGACTCGGAACTCCCCAGGGTTTGCAGGGTTCGCAATGGCAAGCTCCACGCATTGAACTGTATCTCTTATGTCAAGATAGCCCCGAGTCTGAAATATGTACATTTCACAATACAGACAACATAAGCCGCAGAGAATTTGATAACTTTTCCCATAGCCACATGCATCAgctcaaaaaaaatttagataatcAAATGAAGCAATGGTTAAAAGAGAAATACAGCACTTCATTTAAATTGCTGTCTAATGAGGTGAGCTGAGATAACATTTAACATCTATTCAAGAGCTGCTAGAAATCTGGACTATAGAATAGGTTGCAAACCTAGTAACgtaaaaataacattaaatgAGATCTAAAAGGTTGCTATTTATATCTGTTTACCATTTcctcaaaaataaaaactaattctCAGAGGAATGAGTTCCATATTTTCAGATACACATAAATAATGAAGGCACAAGTTTTCATGAGGCAATGTAAAAATTTGATTCTCAATCTGACACATGTCGAATGCAACCTAAAAATTAGATAGAAAATGTTAAAGCTAAAATCATCCATGGTAACACAACAATGCAAGCACaaaagagaaaggagagagGTGTAGGGTAGCCCATTCCTCTAAGAAGCTCCATCAAATCCCTCTAATTCTGCTCTCGTTGTATAAAACAAACAATTCATATTCAAGAATGCATGCCCTTACCATACCAATCATCCAAATGTCATTCTTCTACttattgaaaagaaattaataaatagAAGGATCAGTTACCTGGCCTCCTTTACCATATACAGTAAGTGGATGACCGACGGCAGCCTGAACACAGAATCGATTTAATGCAGTTCCAAATATGCCATCATAATCGAATCTGTTGCACAACTCTTCATGCATTGCAGTCTCATCTGTCCTTACTCCATATACCACTCCTTGATTCAGATCAGTTGCTCGAATCCCCCAAGCTTTGCAAGTGAAGGCTATGTTATGTGAATCGTGAACCTTGCTTAGATGATAGAATGAGCTGGCTTGCTTGGGATACGGCAAAGTATCTGTCCTTCCATTGTGAGTAATGGTAATATAACCCTCCTCGATATCAATATTTGGAGTACCATATTCACCCATGGTCCCAAGCTTAACCAAATGACACTGCTCTCTGAACTCTTTTATAGCAAAAAGAACATTCAGTGTACCGATAACATTATTCTGTTGCGTAAACACAGCTCTTGGCCGATCTATCATAGAGTAAGGTGCAGATCGCTGCTCCCCGAAATGGACAACAGCATCAGGTTCAAATGACTTGAATGTTTCCGTTAAGAACTCAAAGTCGCATATGTCACCAATGTAGAGCTCAATACTTTTTCCAGTGAGAGATTTCCAGCAGTGGATCCGATTTTGAATGGAGGATATCGGTGTTAGAGAATCCAATCCAAGCTGGTGATCAAAGAGACGTCGAATAAGGTTGTCAACAATCGCAACTTCATAACCCTTCTTAGACAGATGAAGAGCAGTTGCCCAACCACAATAACCATCTCCACCAATGACCATGACTCGCTGTGGTTTAGAAGGTTCACCAGAGCTAGTTTGAACTGGAGTTTCTATGCTAGTTGAAACTGCACTAACTTGTAATACCAAACTTTTTCTCGGTTTCTGTCGTTGCAAGAAAAGCTTTCTAAATGGATATGTGGAATTGTTGCATGCAGCTGAGGTCGAAAATGACATTGAACATTGGTTGAAAGGTTTTAAGTAAGGTTTGTTTCTAGAGAAGATAGTCAGGGAGCTAGAAGACGATAGCAATTGAGCCATGTTTAATCCAATATTCGTCTAACTTCCTGCAACACGTTCTTGAAACAAGAATCAAAAGCCTGTTATTCATATTTAATTTCAAACAGGAACGAATTATTCCTTCAACAAGAATTTAAGGATTACTTCttaattattcaaataaataatacaatttccAACTATGTGGATTCGAAGCAAGTCAAAAAGACTTAATACTTGTAGCAATTAGCAAGCATCAATACATATCAAAATGTGATGAATAAAATCAACACAATCACCTATCAAATTGCACAATAAGCAATAATCAAGTAATCATACTTATCTTAGCGGAAACTTGAAAGGTAGGAACACCGGCTAGCTAAGGTAAAAATTTCCCAATCTTTTAAATGCCTCAAGACTAGATCATCATTGCATGATCATTTAAAAAACCAATGCCATACAAAAGATATTCTAAAATCTCTTCGAAAAACTAGGCTTGTTATCAGCTCTTACCAAATGAATATCATTAAcaattattcattatttttaatttaaaagccACTCATTTGAATTGCACGTATAAGAATAATGGACCTAGTTCTTAGGTAAGTAATAATTATTTCATCAAGCCATTAACATAAGTTCTAAGCTTTGCAAATAATAAGCAAGTTACCACAAAGGAAgagcaaaaatttgaaatttaaaaggCAAGCATCAAAAGTGTGTAAATATGGTCAATTATAATATACAAAGGAAACATACCCAGTTAGAGAAACGGAACCAAAAACACTTATCACAATAAGAGTTCAGAGCTAAGAGTAGTTAAGATTGAAGAGTCAAATGAGTTTGACGAGTTAATACTCAACTTGGTCCCTGAAATTTAAGGTCGAACTCAAATTGACccctaaaatttttaaatgaccCAAATTGGACCTGCAAATTTATAACCATAACTATCGTTAGCCCGTGAGCTCATCTCCGTTAATGGCGTGCTGGTTTGCACGTTAACTTGTCAcgctaaataaaacaaaaaagacaTCTTTTTATATTGGCACCTAATCTTCAACAAAATGACAGGATAAAATGCATCTCGTTGCATGACCATCACTGGTAAGAAAGAGATGCATTTTGTGTGAAACAACATCATTTCATTGAAGATTGGGTGCCAATATAAAACAACGTCGTTGTATTATCCAGTATGATAAGTTAACGTGCCAAATCAGCATGCCTGTTAAAGGAGATGAACTCAAGAGCTAAAGCTAGTTACCATTGTAAATTTGGGGGGGTTCAATTTGGGTCAAATAGAATTTTAGGAGTCAATCTAAGTCCAACCTCAAATTTCAAGACCAAATTGAGTATTAACTCAAGTTTGACTCAGAAGTGCTGGTGCCccatttaaaaataaaataaaacaaaacaaaacaaaatagaaatTGAAAAAACAGGAGCCCATCAATGGCGGAATAAGGGTACTCACATTGTCGCATATTACAACACAAAAACTTCAAATTATCAACAATCGAACTAAACCTAACTGTCCCAATGATGTCAAAAGCCTCAAATGatgtcaaaaaataaaatactagtAACATTACAGCCAAATCAGAGTAAAAAAATAACCATCAAACTAACCCTAAATAGTCAAATATCAGTCTCGGATATCCAAATCAGTTAAATAAATGCACcatctaaacctaaaatcaCAGTATTATTATCAAAGGGACAAAAATAGAACTGCAGGTAAAGTATCAAACAATCAAACAACGCCTGAGTAAACACTAAACAGTCAAACAGAGGTAAGGAAACGGCCTACCTGCAGGCTGCAGATGGACAGGGATTCGGCGACGGCGAGAGGCGCGATGGTGAGAGGCGAAGCTGATACGGCGGAGTTCCGAGGGAAGGAGGCGGCTGGAAGTGTGCGAGGAGGGGTGAGAAAATCAgggaaggggggggggggggtgtgCAGTGTTCTAAAGGATTggatttttactaaaatataacTATTCTCATGTATGTTTGTAAAAAGCAAACTGCAAATGGCAAGGAGCATAGCAGAATAtgggattttttttaaatatataatttacatattttatttatagataTAAATAGTTTGCACaatattttattcataaatatTTACTAATTTGCATtatatttactaattttttatcgcataaataaattaagcttattcatattttgtttacaaagtaaataaaataatatatagttttttttttggtgactaaataATATATAGTTTTATTTAACTTTATCTTGTTTACaatgtatttttaaatataaaaatataatttttaaaaataataatttaatttagactaatttaaaaaataaaaattaatatattttattactaTTTAAATCGACTTTAACTAATTAATATCCTttctatattttaaatttttaattaataattttgtttatttatacTGAATTCTCAAAAATAGAACGTTTTAAGCAATagaaaagatgaaaaattttaattaataaaaaagatgaacaattttgaataaatatattttttattttttttgagtATTAATTTAAATGGGTTGGTTTCTAAAAAATAATGTGTTGATTTTAAATAAATAGTTTCAAATCATGTGATACACTTAGTTGCTCACTAATGAGTGAATTAAAACAGTTcatcttttctattattttaaaaCCGTCAATATTccatataatttaaaacattctatttttaagaattcacaaataaaattattaatttaaaatttaaaatataaataagataaaaattaatgatttaattACTCTGATGATCTCTataatttcaccaaatttttaattagattcctatacttttttttcaattgagtcCCTACACTGCtttgattttgtaattaagttcattcaaatataaaaaaattaaaattaactgaataattttttaatttttaaattggtccaaattaaattactaatttttattatttttaaaaattatatttttatatttacaaatacacatatcttattatttacagtgtaaatgagatatgtatatttttcaaatttcatatATCGCGTCTGTAAATgagataaaatcaaataaaattatatcttatcttatttataGTGTAAATGAGATATAAAAAGTTTTAATTCGTTTATACAGtaataaaatatgtaaaaaaataaaaattggtaaatatactataaattactaatattcataaataaaatatttaaattatttatttaagaaGAATTTCAAAATATGctaaaatatgttattttgtatttaattatattaacttTAATCTTTTTTAAGAAGATATATTAGTACGCTTTTAAGAACTAAATTGGTtgtcaaacggtcataactatTGGTTCATAGGTTtaaagatgagtaaatgtcCTTTTCGGTCCCTAATTATTTGTCCGATGGACTTTCCACCCCTTAAGAAATCTAAAAACTCAAATCGGTCCTTATCTACTTTGATATATGTACGTTCCAGTCCCTGGTTAGGGACCGAAAAAGACATTACCAAGGACCGAAAAGACATTTACTCAAAGTTGATAGGGACTAGAATGTacatatttcaaaataaatagGGACCGATTtgagtttttaaattttttaaggGGTGGGAAGTCCATCGGACAAATGGTTTGAGACCAGAAAGAGCATTTactctttaaaaatttaattgtattttaattgaaataattaaattataaaataaataatatatattacatCAACGTTACatagtttaataatttattcGACCAATAAAAACTAGttaataaagaacaaaaaaaaaacacgcataaaaaaattattggacttgtttataaaaaaaaattattcaccTGGGATTTCTCTATATATTCTAATataactattaaaaatatataaattaaaagtgcaaaatcaattaaatttttataatatcatATAAATACAccacaagaaattaaattaaaaagaaaataaccaAATGTCAAGATTTATATAGTATAAAATTCATActaacatatattatatatattgtagaataatagaaaatactatagaaaaaattttattaatttaattgcatattaattcttaaatttttctttcattGTTTGAAAATAAGTGTatttcatatcttttaatttctccaatatatattttgtttaatttatatttttgtattactATTTTAAAGATAAGTATAATTCATTATGTAATCAAAAATGAAATCAACAAAAAAGAGTTTTCTATAGTTCGTTAAAAAGACAAATGTCtttattatatattagtagCTCAATAAACATAGctgcttttctattgttttaatttgtaaatttgtatttttataattcTTAATTTGATAATAACAATTTGAAaggttaaaaataataaattattcaaatattatttaCAATAAGGTATAAAATAAAGCTTTACAAATATTATTTACAatctatgtttttattttttttactctgaataaaatgtaaaatatatttcatTGATAGAACAACTTCAAAGCATAAAACATATGAGATAGAAAATATAGAGACTAACGTTAAAAACATAAGACATTGACATTTTCTTTATAacgttaaatatattaaaaaaatcgcACATCTACCTTTATTACTTGAAGACTCATTTATATTatttctttggattattttgattttattccttttataTTTAGGTAAGTTGTgcatttatctttttttttttcttattttgtaaACAGTACAAAAAAATCGTTAAAAATCGTCAAAATTACTCGCGAAAACGTCAAACAAATTTGACAATAATTTTATTACAgttttatttattgataaacAAATTCTGACGTTTAAATGTTGCCCGTAATTATTCACcaataaattcttatttttgaCGTTAATTAATCATTAAAGGTGATTGTTAGAGAACGGTCAATCTAAAGTGACGTTACCCTTAAATTTTTTCTGATAGTGATGTTGGTGccctttattttttattttttccaccTCTAATTATCGGCAAAAATGTCCGTCGAAAATTTCAACGGTAATAATCATAGTTGTAAGAATCGAACCGATAATTAAACTGGTCAAATTACTGGTTTATTGGTTTATTGGTTTAACCGATAAATCGTTGGTTGAACCAGTAAAACCGATTTcacgtaaataaaaaatataaaatactaaaaataatcataaacttaataaattcaaaatacataTCTTTAGTTCTTCACCAACATTTTAAAAACAACCAAATTTCAAAGTCTAAATATAACTAATACaaagataaacataaaattaGTTAATACTAGTACATTCGTATCTTAATTAAACACAATAAGAATAAACATGGAATTGGTGTCTCACTAGCAGTGAGTCtttatctattattatataatttattaaaaaaagtcacaaaagaaatataatttattaaaaaaatgatattaatagatatcatataatcatgaaaaaaataaactgtgaataataaaaattttttatttatctttttaatttgtatatatttaataaaatttatagttaaataaaatataattaatttaaaattaagggattttataattaaaataaattgaatataaataaaataaaagattgcTATATGTATCATAATTTATCCATAGATTTTCAAAAGACATTATAGCTCGGTGGTGGAATCATTCTTATTGCATTCTAAGCTCaagggttcgaaacccatggtggtcattttggaaaatttttc includes:
- the LOC130961161 gene encoding UDP-sulfoquinovose synthase, chloroplastic, whose protein sequence is MAQLLSSSSSLTIFSRNKPYLKPFNQCSMSFSTSAACNNSTYPFRKLFLQRQKPRKSLVLQVSAVSTSIETPVQTSSGEPSKPQRVMVIGGDGYCGWATALHLSKKGYEVAIVDNLIRRLFDHQLGLDSLTPISSIQNRIHCWKSLTGKSIELYIGDICDFEFLTETFKSFEPDAVVHFGEQRSAPYSMIDRPRAVFTQQNNVIGTLNVLFAIKEFREQCHLVKLGTMGEYGTPNIDIEEGYITITHNGRTDTLPYPKQASSFYHLSKVHDSHNIAFTCKAWGIRATDLNQGVVYGVRTDETAMHEELCNRFDYDGIFGTALNRFCVQAAVGHPLTVYGKGGQTRGYLDIRDTVQCVELAIANPANPGEFRVFNQFTEQFSVNQLAALVTKAGGKLGLNVETITVPNPRVEAEEHYYNAKHTKLVELGLKPHLLSDSLLDSLLNFAIQYKDRVDRKQIMPSVSWRKIGVKPKTVTA